In one Helicoverpa zea isolate HzStark_Cry1AcR chromosome 5, ilHelZeax1.1, whole genome shotgun sequence genomic region, the following are encoded:
- the LOC124630527 gene encoding zinc finger protein 723-like — protein MEVQTEPLDLSTKGRKPNKMLNIIDFKFLEGLNNHLVKLYERTTMVCSKDSFCLPQKAATMKNILPCQVCLKTFDRPSLLKRHMRTHTGEKPHICNVCNKGFSTSSSLNTHRRIHTGEKPHKCPECGKCFTASSNLYYHRMTHTKNKPHKCSWCPRSFPTPGELRAHAAAHARAGRPRDLLHHFTHTSTLYT, from the exons ATGGAAGTGCAAACCGAACCTCTAGACTTATCAACAAAAGGCAGAAAGCCGAACAAAATGTTAAACATCATAGACTTCAAGTTTCTCGAAGGGCTGAACAACCACCTAGTCAAGTTGTACGAGAGAACCACAATGGTCTGCAGCAAAGACAGCTTCTGCTTGCCACAGAAAGCTGCCACCATGAAGAACATACTGCCCTGTCAAGTGTGCTTGAAGACCTTTGACCGACCCTCGCTGCTGAAGAGGCATATGAGGACGCATACAG GTGAAAAGCCTCACATATGTAACGTGTGCAACAAAGGCTTCAGCACATCCAGCTCATTGAACACGCATCGGAGAATACATACAG GTGAAAAGCCTCACAAATGTCCTGAATGTGGCAAATGCTTCACAGCTAGCTCCAACCTGTACTATCATCGCATGACACATACAAAG AACAAGCCGCACAAATGTTCGTGGTGCCCGCGCTCGTTCCCCACGCCCGGCGAGCTGCGCGCCCACGCCGCCGCGCATGCGCGAGCTGGCCGACCACGAGACCTACTGCACCATTTCACACACAC GTCAACCCTCTACACCTAG